A stretch of Chaetodon auriga isolate fChaAug3 chromosome 21, fChaAug3.hap1, whole genome shotgun sequence DNA encodes these proteins:
- the map3k8 gene encoding mitogen-activated protein kinase kinase kinase 8, with amino-acid sequence MDYKYDNGVELLLAHMNIEDIINAAETLYQLEQVEEEEEAGLSFEEEGLSQEEMDENEEAGDTEDSRSHQKDCVDGVGGVRYGTVTDLLAFVNLLSSMQAAALEHLPEEMGVLLNKTFMVAKKGRYKINMDVLLFPWKLTYKNPGPGLVPKGSFGKVHLAQDTTSRKRMACKLIPMENFKAADVEFQARYHHENIAELYGALLYDQNVHLFMEAGEGGSVLEKLDSCGPMREFEIIWVTKQVLRGLEYLHSHNVIHHDIKPSNIVLMSNKAVLVDFGLTVQMTEDMYIPRDLRGTEMYMSPELVLCRGHNTKVDIYSLGTTIIHMQTGSPPWVRRYPRTAYPSYLYIIHKQAPPLEDIAEDCSLAMRSFLERALERNPALRSSASELLKDEAINPPREDQPRCWSLDSALEEVTHTMLRQQSQHHDTTQESSLYSEDSGHMRRKGSLYIDLGALSGYCKLVTGPPTSEYG; translated from the exons ATGGATTACAAATATGATAATGGAGTAGAACTGCTGCTGGCTCACATGAATATAGAAGACATCATCAACGCTGCCGAGACTCTGTATCAGCTTGAacaagtggaggaggaggaggaagcggGCTTGTCATTCGAAGAGGAAGGGCTCTcccaggaggagatggatgagaACGAGGAGGCAGGGGACACTGAGGACTCCAGGAGTCACCAGAAGGACTGTGTTGATGGGGTTGGAGGTGTTCGGTATGGGACAGTGACAGACCTCCTGGCCTTTGTCAACCTGCTCTCCAGCATGCAGGCAGCAGCGCTGGAACACCTGCCTGAGGAGATGGGAGTCCTGCTGAACAAG acattcatggttgcAAAAAAGGGCCGCTACAAGATCAACATGGATGTGCTCCTGTTTCCATGGAAATTGACCTACAAGAATCCTGGCCCTGGCCTCGTGCCTAAAGGCTCATTTGGGAAAGTCCACTTGGCTCAAGACACCACCTCTAGGAAGAGAATGGCTTGCAAACTG ATCCCCATGGAGAACTTTAAAGCAGCCGATGTGGAATTCCAAGCCCGGTACCACCATGAGAACATTGCTGAGCTCTACGGTGCTCTGCTTTATGACCAGAACGTCCATCTGTTCATGGAAGCCGGAGAGGGCGGCTCCGTCCTGGAGAAACTGGACAGCTGTGGGCCCATGAGGGAGTTCGAGATCATTTGGGTGACCAAGCAAGTCCTGCGGGGCCTGGAGTACCTGCACTCACACAACGTCATCCACCATGACATCAAAC cCAGTAACATTGTCCTGATGTCAAACAAGGCAGTGCTGGTGGACTTTGGCCTGACAGTGCAGATGACAGAGGACATGTACATTCCCAGAGACCTGAGAGGAACAGAG ATGTATATGAGTCCAGAGCTGGTTCTGTGTCGAGGACATAATACGAAGGTAGACATTTACAGCCTGGGCACCACCATCATTCACATGCAGACTGGTAGCCCCCCATGGGTCCGCAGATACCCACGCACTGCCTACCCATCTTACCTCTACATT ATCCACAAGCAGGCCCCGCCTCTGGAGGACATCGCAGAGGACTGCAGCCTGGCCATGCGCTCCTTCCTGGAGCGAGCCCTTGAGAGGAACCCTGCTCTACGGAGCTCGGCGTCCGAGCTGCTGAAGGACGAGGCCATCAACCCTCCCAGGGAGGATCAGCCACGCTGCTGGAGCCTTGACTCGGCCCTGGAGGAGGTCACGCACACCATGTTACGGCAGCAGAGCCAGCACCATGACACCACACAGG AATCTTCTCTGTACTCTGAGGACTCTGGCCACATGAGGCGGAAGGGCTCCTTGTACATTGACCTGGGAGCCTTATCAGGATACTGTAAACTGGTGACAGGCCCCCCTACTTCAGAATATGGCTAG